A single genomic interval of Arachis duranensis cultivar V14167 chromosome 7, aradu.V14167.gnm2.J7QH, whole genome shotgun sequence harbors:
- the LOC127740550 gene encoding uncharacterized protein LOC127740550, with translation MAAMANLANTMEANAAATLQAVQRLGQPIGNGNGNGNGKGNTNDNAEGNGDNTGGVPMTLATFLKVHPPTFRGSTDPIEADHWFQAMERALQAQHVPLNQYVEFAAYQLAGEAQPWWQAECRLLQLQNTDIPWEVFQMAFYKKYFSESAREAKEMELMQLKQGSMSVAEYTNKFEELYPCLLRLGEQSKGSGGVCQDSGGI, from the exons ATGGCGGCGATGGCGAATCTCGCTAACACCATGGAAGCTAATGCTGCTGCGACTCTGCAAGCAGTGCAGAGATTGGGCCAACCGATTGGGAATGGAAACGGAAATGGGAATGGCAAAGGGAATACCAATGATAATGCTGAGGGTAATGGCGATAACACAGGAGGAGTTCCGATGACCTTGGCGACGTTCCTCAAGGTTCATCCGCCAACTTTCCGAGGATCCACAGATCCTATTGAAGCAGACCACTGGTTCCAGGCTATGGAGCGTGCTTTACAGGCGCAGCATGTTCCTCTCAATCAATATGTAGAGTTTGCCGCTTATCAGCTAGCGGGAGAGGCCCAGCCTTGGTGGCAAGCTGAGTGTCGTTTGCTACAGCTTCAGAACACCGACATTCCATGGGAGGTGTTCCAAATGGCTTTCTATAAGAAATACTTTTCTGAATCTGCAAGGGAAGCAAAGGAGATGGAGCTAatgcagctgaagcaaggttCCATGTCTGTGGCAGAGTACACCAATAAGTTCGAAGAGCTTT ATCCGTGTCTTCTCCGACTTGGTGAACAAAGCAAGGGTAGTGGAGGAGTATGCCAAGACAGTGGCGGCATCTAA
- the LOC127740551 gene encoding uncharacterized protein LOC127740551: MEIRVFFELVNKSRVAEDCVRKAAAEKESLRVPFQRPLGRNFAPRGRNFKRRGFVPQQTQGQGNYRRLNTNVNQGRRFGKQPQQDLNCQKCEKYHPRVSCRLGLGVCYSCGQPGHIASNCPEKKKYETGRVQQPGRVYTTSTIGAEGSETLIRGNCEMAGKILNALFDSGASHSFIAFEKAHELGLRMMVLGYDLKVYNATHEAMVTRIGCPRVPFRVQQREFVHDLISLPMTGLDLILGLDWLSKNHVLLDCSKKSVQFMPEGSEAPVVVNSYYLNSMIVNCSGTECQGIMLLTAGVSGDDQSLEQISVVCEFPDVFPDDINEFPPNREVEFAIELVPGAGPILITPYRMSPLEMAELKAQLEDLLGKNFIRPSVSPGGSASVTGKEEGLEYAAVCRLSAIE, encoded by the coding sequence ATGGAGATCAGGGTGTTTTTTGAATTGGTGAATAAGAGTAGAGTGGCTGAAGATTGTGTGAGGAAGGCAGCAGCAGAGAAAGAAAGTTTGAGGGTGCCTTTTCAGAGACCTTTAGGAAGGAACTTTGCTCCGAGAGGTAGGAATTTCAAGCGTAGAGGCTTTGTTCCACAGCAGACTCAGGGTCAAGGTAATTACAGAAGGCTGAATACCAATGTTAATCAGGGAAGAAGGTTTGGGAAGCAGCCACAGCAGGATCTGAATTGTCAGAAGTGCGAAAAGTATCATCCTAGAGTTTCGTGCAGATTAGGACTTGGAGTATGTTATTCCTGTGGACAGCCCGGGCATATAGCCAGTAATTGCccggagaagaagaagtatgAGACTGGTAGGGTGCAGCAGCCAGGGAGAGTATACACCACTTCTACCATAGGtgctgagggatctgagacactgaTTAGAGGTAATTGTGAAATGGCTGGTAAAatcttaaatgctttatttgattcaggAGCAAGTCattcatttattgcatttgaaAAGGCCCATGAATTAGGATTGAGAATGATGGTTTTAGGTTATGATTTGAAAGTATATAATGCTACTCATGAAGCTATGGTGACTAGGATAGGATGTCCACGAGTTCCCTTTCGAGTACAGCAACGTGAATTTGTGCATGATTTGATTTCTTTGCCTATGACTGGTCTTGATCTCATTTTAGGATTGGATTGGTTATCCAAGAATCATGTTTTGCTTGATTGTTCTAAGAAGTCAGTACAGTTTATGCCGGAAGGGTCAGAAGCACCGGTTGTGGTGAATAGTTACTATTTGAATTCTATGATAGTAAACTGTTCAGGAACTGAATGTCAGGGTATTATGTTATTAACTGCGGGAGTATCAGGTGATGATCAGAGTTTAGAGCAGATTTCGGTTGTATGTGAATTTCCAGATGTGTTTCCGGATGATATTAATGAATTCCCACCTAATCGAGAGGTTGAATTTGCAATCGAGTTGGTGCCTGGAGCCGGTCCGATTTTGATtactccttataggatgtcaccttTAGAAATGGCTGAACTGAAGGCTCAACTGGAAGATCTGTTGGGTAAGAATTTCATCCGACCAAGTGTTTCTCCGGGGGGGAGCGCCAgtgttactggtaaagaagaaggattgGAGTATGCGGCTGTGTGTCGATTATCGGCAATTGAATAA
- the LOC107458929 gene encoding S-adenosyl-L-methionine-dependent uroporphyrinogen III methyltransferase, chloroplastic (The sequence of the model RefSeq protein was modified relative to this genomic sequence to represent the inferred CDS: added 9 bases not found in genome assembly): MALHKFASFSSLHYSAFTTTHYHRVFSINCCTTSSTSSSSSSSSPSSSSPFTEKHSIERFQRDQWLYTNTATNNKPIVSSNLGSIREDDIALQLPELKKLLQVLREKRESEGKCSSEGKCVLGNVFLVGTGPGDPELLTLKAVRVIKGADLLLYDRLVSNDVLDLVAPHARLLYVGKTAGYHSRTQEEIHELLLSFAEAGATVVRLKGGDPLVFGRGGEEMDFLQQQGIQVKVIPGITAASGIAAELGIPLTHRGIANSVRFLTGHSRKGGTDPLFVAENAADPDSTLVVYMGLSTLPSLAQKLMCHGLSPETPAAAIERGTTPQQRTVFAKLKELSENITSAGLVSPTLIIIGKVVELSPFWPMSTKEESCLMQA, from the exons ATGGCTCTTCACAAATTTGCATCTTTCTCCTCTCTTCATTATTCCGCTTTCACCACAACCCACTACCACCGAGTTTTTTCCATCAACTGCTGCACcacttcttctacttcttcttcttcttcatcttcttctccttcttcttcttcacccttCACAGAGAAGCACTCCATAGAGAGGTTCCAAAGAGACCAATGGCTCTACACCAACACCGCCACCAACAATAAGCCTATAGTGTCTTCCAATTTGGGCTCCATAAGGGAAGATGACATAGCTCTCCAGCTTCCAGAACTAAAGAAGTTGCTTCAGGTGCTGAGGGAGAAGAGGGAGAGTGAAGGGAAGTGTAGCAGTGAAGGAAAATGTGTACTGGGGAATGTATTCTTGGTTGGAACTGGTCCGGGGGACCCTGAGTTGTTGACATTGAAGGCTGTGAGAGTTATCAAAGGTGCTGATTTGTTGCTGTATGATAGGTTGGTCTCTAATGATGTCTTAGATTTGGTTGCTCCTCATGCTAGGCTTCTCTATGTGGGAAAAACTGCTGGCTACCATAGCAGAACTCAG CATGAGCTTCTTCTGAGTTTTGCAGAAGCCGGGGCCACTGTTGTGAGACTTAAAGGGGGTGATCCATTG GTGTTTGGGAGGGGTGGAGAGGAAATGGATTTTTTGCAGCAACAAGGTATCCAAGTGAAAGTTATTCCAG GCATAACTGCAGCATCTGGAATAGCAGCAGAGCTGGGGATTCCGTTAACTCATCGTGGTATTGCAAATAGCGTGAGGTTCCTCACGGGGCATTCAAGGAAAGGTGGAACTGATCCTCTATTTGTAGCAGAAAATGCAGCCGATCCTGATTCTACATTGGTGGTTTATATGGGCTTGTCAACCCTCCCTTCACTTGCACAGAAATTAATGTGTCATGGTTTGTCCCCCGAGACTCCAGCTGCAGCCATTGAGCGAGGGACAACACCTCAACAGCGCACA GTGTTCGCAAAACTGAAGGAACTTTCCGAGAATATTACATCCGCTGGTTTGGTGTCACCGACACTGATTATAATAGGAAAAGTGGTGGAGCTATCTCCGTTTTGGCCAATGTCTACAAAAGAAGAATCATGTTTAATGCAGGCATGA